The following proteins are encoded in a genomic region of Sebastes fasciatus isolate fSebFas1 chromosome 12, fSebFas1.pri, whole genome shotgun sequence:
- the LOC141778552 gene encoding protachykinin, whose protein sequence is MMELVKLVLIVVLLLTNVFCQEMDVDNWREDTEENKWPNSDVIQDMLVRMTRKPGPRQYLGLMGKKNSGHRFKTFVGLMGKRSFEDQGMKPPTLTLNILEGGNLPGNR, encoded by the exons ATGATGGAGCTGGTTAAACTGGTTCTGATAGTTGTGCTGCTTCTGACAAATGTTTTCTGCCAAGAAATGGATGTTGACAACTGGAGAGAAGACACCGAAGAG AACAAATGGCCAAACTCTGATGTAATTCAAGATATGTTAGTGAGAATGACCAGAAAACCAGGACCACGCCAATATCTTGGACTCATGGGGAAGAAAAACTCTG GGCATAGATTTAAAACCTTTGTGGGTCTGATGGGTAAAAGGAGCTTTGAGGATCAAGGTATGAAACCTCCAACACTGACATTAAATATACTGGAGGGAGGAAATCTGCCTGGTAACCGCTGA
- the LOC141778551 gene encoding uncharacterized protein LOC141778551, whose product MVVLHSKTSIMLWLLTAAAVVTAHVKPKLLDDRAACENRDTAVSLRSSKASSSSSPDGPEPGDQAAAFSVPTLDGEFSYQPGAPPGGPLIIHAFSNKSGFLECLWSSEESLISLVEELPNSTQVLFLSMDESAVSDALWMREQLQRVAMTRNKEVLSRLHFSPVPVFALGNWIPNVLYYWRCWGRGCVYSQAVFKSEGWKMPIIVKRLDARFDWLMTRSNPRSYQLMDAGDGCEPSPSVTGAVAWVSEGNCSFFTKVQSMAKSNASVVLVYALPGNPLQDMNCVGDECNTTLGIPATMVHLEVSVAQALESGQVVYVSFQNTPSPNFFISIDHQGALAEMGWFIYPSFSFINWQAQWFDFYAALQIKLQSPAKIVPVFDKVQMQGDQGAVATVDLPLALWDFDMLELDASLSCPGKRDSSCAHWDHTVQLFVCCDPLGQYCNTELGRWITAFRRGTGRWLTDVSPLIPLLDSNKCTLTMKTVPWAMPWVVSLNLRFSGSNYSAEKLRPYRVMPLYSGGTFNKNYNRRYRPTKVSFPPSIKKVELYAVITAHGYDDNKCGEYCVTSHHFLINGVFNNTLTFDSAGSPLGCTLRVKEGAVPNEHGTWLYGRGGWCDGLQVDPWRTDITKQLNMSAFQSNTVIYYGLFEGKDPNPSKDPGYIIVSSFLVFYK is encoded by the exons ATGGTTGTGTTGCATTCAAAGACCTCCATCATGTTGTGGCTtcttactgctgctgctgttgtgacaGCTCATGTGAAACCGAAACTACTGGATGACAGAGCGGCTTGTGAGAACCGAGACACCGCGGTCAGCCTGAGGTCCAGtaaagcctcctcctcctcctcaccggACGGACCGGAGCCTGGAGACCAAGCGGCCGCCTTCAGCGTCCCGACTCTGGACGGAGAGTTCAGCTACCAGCCCGGAGCTCCGCCAGGAGGACCGCTCATCATACACGCCTTCTCCAACAAGTCCGGCTTCCTGGAGTGTCTGTGGAGCTCCGAGGAGAGCCTCATCAGCCTGGTGGAGGAGCTGCCCAACAGCACCCAGGTGCTCTTCCTGTCCATGGACGAGTCTGCGGTCAGTGATGCTCTGTGGATGAGAGAGCAGCTGCAGAGGGTCGCCATGACCAG GAACAAGGAGGTTCTGTCACGGCTGCACTTCTCTCCGGTGCCGGTCTTCGCTCTGGGTAACTGGATACCCAACGTGCTTTACTACTGGCGCTGCTGGGGACGCGGCTGTGTCTACTCCCAGGCCGTTTTCAAATCCGAGG GGTGGAAAATGCCTATAATCGTCAAGAGACTGGATGCCAGGTTCGATTGGCTTATGACGCGCTCGAATCCGAGGTCGTATCAGCTGATGGATGCAGGTGATGGGTGTGAACCTTCCCCCTCCGTGACGGGTGCTGTGGCCTGGGTGTCCGAGGGCAACTGCTCTTTCTTCACTAAG GTGCAGAGCATGGCCAAATCCAACGCCTCTGTTGTCCTTGTGTACGCTCTCCCTGGTAACCCGCTCCAGGACATGAACTGTGTCGGGGATGAGTGCAACACGACGCTGGGCATCCCCGCTACCATGGTGCATCTTGAGGTCTCGGTCGCTCAGGCGCTCGA GTCTGGACAGGTGGTGTACGTGTCCTTCCAGAACACCCCGTCCCCAAACTTCTTCATCAGTATTGACCATCAGGGGGCGCTGGCTGAGATGGGCTGGTTCATTTACCCCTCGTTCAGCTTCATCAACTGGCAGGCACAGTG GTTTGATTTCTATGCAGCTCTGCAGATCAAACTTCAAAGTCCTGCAAAGATTGTTCCTGTTTTTGACAAAGTCCAAATGCAGGGGGATCAAGGAGCGGTGGCCACAGTCGACCTGCCGTTAG CCCTGTGGGACTTTGACATGCTGGAGCTCGATGCGTCCCTGTCGTGTCCCGGCAAGAGAGACTCGTCCTGCGCTCACTGGGATCACACGGTGCAGCTGTTTGTCTGCTGTGATCCTCTCGGCCAGTACTGTAACACAGAGCTGGGCCGATGGATCACTGCCTTCCGCAG AGGTACTGGGCGCTGGCTGACAGACGTGTCCCCTCTGATTCCCCTGCTGGACAGCAACAAATGCACCCTCACCATGAAGACGGTCCCGTGGGCGATGCCGTGGGTCGTCTCCCTCAACCTCAGATTCAGTGGCAGCA ATTATAGTGCAGAGAAGCTCCGCCCCTACAGAGTGATGCCACTGTACAGCGGGGGAACCttcaacaaaaactacaacagGAGATACCGGCCAACCAAAGTCTCCTTCCCGCCGTCGATCAAAAAG GTGGAGCTGTACGCCGTCATCACAGCCCACGGCTACGATGACAACAAGTGTGGAGAATATTGTGTCACCTCCCACCACTTCTTGATCAACGGCGTTTTTAACAACACACTCACGTTCGATTCTGCTG GATCACCTTTGGGCTGCACTCTGCGAGTGAAAGAGGGCGCGGTACCAAACGAACACGGCACGTGGCTGTACGGGCGAGGAGGCTGGTGTGATGGACTACAAGTCGACCCCTGGAGGACCGATATCACCAAACAG CTGAACATGAGCGCGTTTCAATCCAACACCGTCATCTACTACGGCTTGTTCGAAGGGAAGGATCCGAATCCATCTAAGGACCCTGGATACATCATCGTGTCttcttttcttgtcttttaCAAATGA